One Syntrophaceae bacterium DNA window includes the following coding sequences:
- a CDS encoding peptidyl-prolyl cis-trans isomerase — protein MTRILSIAAFLFLLAAPAPAQEAGKGNPTVVIKTSKGEIEAVLYRDKAPVTVDNFLRYVEDGFYSGTIFHRVIPRFMIQGGGFNRYYTQKATRPPIRNEAANGLKNERGTLAMARTPAVDSATAQFFINVADNAALDHGVRDYGYAVFGRVTKGMDVVDAISNVPTGAQGPFSSDCPRSPVIIESIRVK, from the coding sequence ATGACGAGGATTCTTTCGATTGCTGCGTTTCTTTTCCTGCTCGCAGCCCCGGCGCCCGCGCAGGAGGCCGGCAAGGGAAACCCCACCGTCGTGATCAAGACCAGCAAGGGCGAAATCGAGGCCGTGCTCTACAGGGACAAGGCGCCCGTCACGGTCGACAACTTCCTGCGGTACGTCGAGGACGGCTTTTACAGCGGGACGATCTTCCACCGGGTGATCCCCCGGTTCATGATCCAGGGCGGGGGATTCAACCGTTACTACACCCAGAAGGCGACCCGCCCCCCCATCAGGAACGAGGCCGCCAACGGGCTGAAGAACGAGCGCGGCACCCTGGCCATGGCGCGAACCCCTGCGGTGGATTCCGCCACGGCGCAGTTCTTCATCAACGTCGCCGACAATGCCGCGCTCGACCACGGCGTCCGCGATTACGGCTACGCGGTCTTCGGCAGGGTCACCAAGGGAATGGACGTGGTGGACGCCATCTCGAACGTGCCGACGGGAGCGCAGGGGCCGTTCTCCTCGGACTGCCCGCGAAGCCCCGTGATCATCGAGTCGATCCGCGTGAAGTGA
- a CDS encoding GTP cyclohydrolase, whose translation MVIITSKYTKPLEVIDSLLADHRKFLAEFYRQEKFIVSGPQNPRVGGAILANVGIDEAREIMQKDPFVIHGAAEYSFIEFTPGLHDPRFACFLK comes from the coding sequence ATGGTCATCATCACGAGCAAGTACACGAAGCCGCTGGAGGTGATCGACTCGCTGCTGGCCGATCACCGGAAATTCCTCGCCGAGTTCTACAGGCAGGAAAAGTTCATCGTCTCCGGCCCACAGAACCCGAGGGTCGGCGGTGCGATCCTCGCCAACGTCGGCATCGACGAGGCGCGGGAGATCATGCAGAAGGACCCCTTTGTGATCCACGGGGCCGCCGAGTACAGCTTCATCGAGTTCACGCCCGGCTTGCATGACCCGCGCTTCGCCTGTTTTCTGAAGTGA
- a CDS encoding cold-shock protein, producing MSEGKVKWFNEQKGFGFIEKDEGGDVFVHFSAIQAGGFKTLHEGQRVSFDVTQGQKGPAAANVKPL from the coding sequence ATGTCAGAAGGCAAAGTGAAGTGGTTCAACGAGCAGAAGGGCTTCGGCTTCATCGAGAAGGACGAGGGCGGCGACGTCTTCGTGCATTTCAGCGCCATCCAGGCCGGCGGGTTCAAGACTCTCCACGAGGGCCAGCGCGTGAGCTTCGACGTGACGCAGGGCCAGAAGGGCCCGGCGGCCGCGAATGTCAAGCCCCTGTAA
- a CDS encoding lysophospholipid acyltransferase family protein encodes MLKKHRYALLSSPAHSLLYHVIRAYSRTYRMTVESEAEWMDHLKTGGTVLLCAWHQQFFAAIRHFQSYAPFRPSLMISKSKDGDIIARVAEKSGWHPVRGSSSRGGGSALKEMVERLRHSRLAGHIVDGPKGPAGVVKAGTISLARATGAVLVPMFTSADRAWYFNSWDRFMIPKPFARVTLRFGRMIDLDGSRDGEDFEVHRAALEAAMRPGLIC; translated from the coding sequence ATGCTGAAGAAACACCGGTACGCCCTGCTCTCGAGCCCGGCCCACTCACTTTTGTACCACGTGATCCGCGCCTACTCGCGTACATACCGGATGACCGTCGAAAGCGAGGCGGAATGGATGGACCACCTCAAGACGGGCGGGACGGTCCTTCTGTGTGCCTGGCACCAGCAGTTCTTCGCCGCCATCCGGCATTTCCAGTCCTACGCGCCCTTCCGCCCGTCGCTCATGATCAGCAAGAGCAAAGACGGCGACATCATCGCAAGGGTGGCCGAGAAATCGGGGTGGCATCCCGTGCGGGGCTCCTCGTCCCGCGGCGGGGGGAGCGCCCTGAAGGAAATGGTCGAGAGGCTCCGGCATTCGCGGCTCGCGGGCCATATCGTCGACGGGCCCAAGGGGCCGGCGGGCGTCGTCAAGGCCGGCACCATCAGCCTGGCCCGTGCCACGGGGGCCGTCCTCGTCCCCATGTTCACATCGGCCGACCGCGCCTGGTACTTCAACAGCTGGGACCGCTTCATGATCCCCAAGCCTTTCGCACGGGTTACCCTGCGCTTCGGCCGGATGATTGACCTGGACGGCTCCCGCGATGGCGAGGACTTCGAAGTCCATCGCGCGGCGCTCGAGGCCGCCATGCGGCCAGGCCTGATCTGCTGA
- a CDS encoding (2Fe-2S) ferredoxin domain-containing protein, whose amino-acid sequence MQKETSPYACHVFVCTNDRRGERKSCADGGGNAALKKALKDEVEKRGWKGRVRVSSSGCMGLCGRGPNVLLYPQRTWFPASSPEDGEKIIGEIEVLLSAEEKGASR is encoded by the coding sequence ATGCAGAAGGAAACGAGCCCTTACGCCTGCCACGTGTTCGTCTGCACCAACGACCGCCGCGGCGAGCGGAAGTCCTGCGCCGACGGGGGCGGCAATGCGGCATTGAAGAAGGCTCTGAAGGACGAGGTGGAGAAACGCGGCTGGAAGGGCCGGGTCCGCGTATCGTCCAGCGGGTGCATGGGCCTCTGCGGCAGGGGGCCCAACGTGCTGCTCTATCCGCAGAGAACATGGTTTCCCGCGTCCTCGCCGGAAGACGGCGAAAAAATCATCGGGGAGATCGAAGTCCTGCTCTCCGCGGAAGAGAAAGGGGCGTCCCGTTGA
- a CDS encoding cytochrome b/b6 domain-containing protein, giving the protein MSDRIVRERNLVVRHSVVELAEHWAIALSGLALIVSGMFQLPMGSRYYINTVPGLAWSADYMVSLNVHYVASFVFVAAALFHAVYHGLRGDRGLMPRKGDLRTSIEVIKSFFGKGEEPPFHKYLPEQRLAYVGMAVIIAMLIVSGLVKTYKNLYAPDLNYAVVLWATWVHNIGFVLFVLAFVAHIGAIALKPNRPMLRGIFTGAVRLDYAEHRHPLWIGEIEGERPAVGAEPPASPPEGTAALEEAPVAEAAAESPQEPGEAGGESGAAAPEEPGESKPGSEKPPGGSPSQG; this is encoded by the coding sequence ATGTCTGACCGTATTGTCCGTGAGCGGAACCTCGTGGTCCGCCACAGCGTCGTCGAACTCGCCGAGCATTGGGCCATCGCCCTGTCCGGGCTTGCGCTCATCGTGTCCGGCATGTTTCAGCTGCCCATGGGCAGCCGCTACTACATCAACACCGTCCCGGGCCTTGCGTGGTCCGCGGATTACATGGTCTCGCTCAACGTCCACTACGTGGCGTCGTTCGTGTTTGTCGCTGCCGCCCTGTTTCACGCCGTTTATCACGGTCTGCGGGGCGACCGGGGCTTGATGCCGCGCAAGGGGGACCTGCGGACCTCGATCGAGGTGATCAAGAGCTTTTTCGGCAAGGGCGAGGAGCCGCCGTTCCACAAGTACCTGCCCGAGCAGCGTCTGGCCTATGTCGGGATGGCCGTCATCATCGCCATGCTGATCGTCTCGGGGCTCGTGAAGACCTACAAGAACCTCTACGCCCCCGATCTCAACTACGCGGTCGTCCTTTGGGCCACGTGGGTGCACAACATCGGCTTTGTCCTGTTTGTGCTTGCCTTTGTGGCCCACATCGGGGCGATTGCCCTGAAACCGAACCGCCCCATGCTCCGCGGGATCTTCACGGGTGCCGTCCGCCTCGACTACGCGGAGCACCGCCACCCGCTGTGGATCGGGGAGATCGAGGGTGAGAGGCCAGCGGTAGGGGCGGAACCTCCGGCGTCCCCTCCCGAGGGAACTGCGGCCCTCGAGGAAGCCCCGGTCGCCGAGGCCGCCGCGGAATCGCCTCAAGAGCCGGGGGAAGCGGGCGGGGAGAGCGGGGCTGCTGCCCCGGAGGAACCGGGCGAATCGAAGCCGGGGAGCGAAAAGCCGCCCGGGGGGAGCCCCTCGCAGGGTTAA
- a CDS encoding 4Fe-4S dicluster domain-containing protein → MRNSDNRPRLSRRAFLKVSAGAVAASGIAWPKKAQARGTGKLATLIDLSLCDGCPGMDVPACVAACKTINRDKIPPVADPIPAPWPRKTVEDWSRKREVSDRLTPYNYLYVHRAELDVDGVPKTLFVPRRCMHCDNPACATICPFAANHKHENGAVVIDQDLCFGGAKCKTVCPWEIPQRQSGVGIYLHILPDYMGNGVMYKCDLCHDRLGRGESPGCIEACPQKAMLIGPRDGMLAEAERRAQQMKGFLYGRDENGGTSTFYVSPVPFDRIDATIQKGPGRPHMRPGVERQMAGTDGLGKAVLAAPAVGLVAGAITWLSDRKSRVEKEEKKDV, encoded by the coding sequence ATGAGGAACTCCGATAACAGACCCCGGCTGAGCCGGAGGGCATTCCTAAAGGTATCCGCGGGGGCCGTTGCGGCCTCGGGTATCGCATGGCCGAAAAAGGCGCAGGCCCGCGGGACAGGCAAACTGGCGACGCTTATCGATTTGAGCCTCTGTGACGGCTGCCCCGGCATGGACGTGCCCGCCTGTGTTGCGGCCTGCAAGACGATCAACCGTGACAAGATCCCGCCCGTTGCCGACCCCATCCCGGCGCCCTGGCCCCGGAAGACCGTAGAGGACTGGTCCCGGAAGCGCGAGGTGTCCGACCGTCTCACCCCGTACAACTACCTCTACGTCCACCGGGCCGAGCTCGACGTGGACGGGGTCCCGAAAACCCTCTTCGTCCCGCGCCGCTGCATGCACTGCGACAACCCGGCCTGCGCGACGATCTGTCCGTTTGCGGCGAACCACAAGCACGAAAACGGCGCGGTCGTCATCGACCAGGACCTCTGTTTCGGCGGGGCCAAGTGCAAGACGGTCTGCCCCTGGGAGATTCCCCAGCGCCAATCCGGCGTGGGCATCTACCTGCACATCCTGCCCGACTACATGGGAAACGGCGTCATGTACAAGTGCGATCTCTGCCACGACCGGCTCGGCAGGGGCGAGTCGCCCGGCTGTATCGAGGCCTGTCCGCAGAAAGCGATGCTCATCGGGCCGCGCGACGGGATGCTCGCCGAGGCGGAAAGGCGCGCGCAGCAGATGAAGGGGTTTCTCTACGGGAGGGACGAAAACGGCGGCACCTCGACGTTCTACGTCTCCCCGGTGCCTTTCGATCGGATCGACGCGACGATCCAGAAGGGGCCGGGAAGGCCGCACATGAGGCCCGGCGTGGAGAGGCAGATGGCCGGGACGGACGGTCTGGGGAAGGCCGTGCTGGCGGCGCCCGCCGTCGGTCTTGTCGCGGGGGCCATCACGTGGCTTTCCGACAGGAAATCAAGGGTGGAAAAGGAAGAAAAGAAAGATGTCTGA
- a CDS encoding metal-sensitive transcriptional regulator — MDSERRKILGRLRRIEGQIRGLQRMIEAQAPCVEVLTQVAAVTAAVKKTGSAIIRANMARCMAESASGNGQGMDDFQVALQRYIDLS, encoded by the coding sequence ATGGATAGTGAACGGAGAAAGATCCTCGGGCGTCTTCGGCGCATCGAGGGGCAGATTAGGGGGCTCCAGAGGATGATCGAGGCGCAGGCGCCCTGCGTCGAGGTCCTGACCCAGGTCGCCGCCGTCACCGCGGCGGTAAAGAAGACCGGCAGCGCCATCATCCGGGCCAACATGGCCCGCTGCATGGCCGAGTCTGCATCCGGCAACGGGCAGGGGATGGACGATTTCCAGGTGGCTCTTCAGCGGTATATCGATCTTTCATGA
- a CDS encoding PASTA domain-containing protein, giving the protein MSLELVMPKEGTAFKVGENIFVTITSSGFTGVKVTAKDTATGREEELKASVAKSEGSSPLAPKTWMAHWPTAGKKPGTYQFTVRGITGSTVAPMMKTVNVSVVQPSGPAKISFKEPSTGRQVKAGETVNVAVTASGVNKVAFFVKDLQTGAEKVRSSAHQIGSDHHSTTWSTEGLQKGNYQIIARGLAPDGKILTEESVTMTVTGGAPALPAAVAAKTGEVPNVVGMTEYQAVLALDKAGVKIKPAYYVFTPKEDAWGKVIGQSIRAGAKTTEPITIIVGQR; this is encoded by the coding sequence ATGTCCCTGGAACTGGTCATGCCGAAAGAAGGCACAGCCTTCAAGGTGGGGGAAAACATTTTTGTTACGATCACCTCCAGCGGCTTCACCGGCGTGAAAGTCACCGCAAAGGACACGGCGACAGGCAGGGAGGAGGAGTTGAAGGCATCGGTGGCGAAAAGCGAGGGATCAAGCCCCCTGGCACCGAAGACGTGGATGGCACACTGGCCGACGGCAGGAAAGAAACCCGGGACGTACCAGTTCACTGTGAGGGGCATTACAGGGAGCACGGTGGCGCCGATGATGAAGACCGTCAACGTGTCCGTCGTCCAGCCCTCGGGTCCCGCGAAGATTTCCTTTAAGGAGCCCTCGACGGGCCGCCAGGTCAAGGCCGGCGAGACGGTGAATGTGGCCGTTACGGCCTCAGGCGTCAACAAGGTGGCGTTCTTCGTCAAGGACCTCCAGACGGGAGCGGAAAAAGTCCGATCGTCCGCGCACCAGATCGGCTCCGACCATCACTCGACCACGTGGTCCACCGAAGGGCTGCAGAAAGGCAACTACCAGATCATCGCCCGCGGCCTCGCGCCGGACGGGAAGATACTGACCGAGGAGTCGGTCACGATGACCGTCACCGGCGGGGCGCCAGCACTGCCCGCTGCCGTAGCAGCAAAGACGGGCGAGGTGCCCAACGTTGTCGGCATGACGGAGTACCAGGCCGTGCTCGCGCTCGACAAGGCCGGGGTGAAAATCAAGCCCGCATACTACGTCTTCACCCCGAAGGAGGATGCCTGGGGCAAGGTCATCGGGCAGTCGATCCGCGCAGGCGCCAAGACCACGGAACCCATCACGATCATCGTCGGCCAGAGATAG
- a CDS encoding nitroreductase family protein: MRHLMRLFVACTAMACLPGPAGAAGEAPMNNTLKTIFARKSVREYKNEPVPRGTLEMLVRAGMAAPTAVDRRPWEFVVVTDRAVLKQLADALPYAKMADRAAAAIVVGGDVRKQWGGMEADYWIMDCSAATQNILLAAESLGLGAVWTAVYPEDSRIRAVRQILGIPPHVVPLNLIPVGVPAGRDKPKDKYDPKQIHWNKW, encoded by the coding sequence ATGAGACACCTGATGAGGCTGTTTGTTGCCTGCACGGCGATGGCTTGCTTGCCAGGGCCGGCAGGGGCAGCCGGGGAGGCGCCGATGAACAACACGCTGAAGACGATCTTTGCGCGCAAGAGCGTGCGCGAATACAAGAACGAGCCTGTCCCGCGGGGGACGCTGGAGATGTTGGTCCGGGCCGGCATGGCCGCCCCGACGGCGGTGGACAGGAGGCCGTGGGAGTTTGTCGTCGTTACGGACCGGGCCGTCCTCAAGCAGCTCGCCGACGCCCTGCCCTACGCGAAGATGGCCGACAGGGCTGCGGCCGCCATCGTCGTCGGGGGGGACGTCCGGAAGCAGTGGGGCGGCATGGAGGCGGACTACTGGATCATGGACTGCAGCGCGGCGACGCAGAACATCCTGCTGGCGGCCGAGTCGTTGGGCCTCGGCGCCGTGTGGACCGCCGTCTACCCCGAGGACAGCCGCATCCGGGCGGTGCGGCAGATCCTCGGCATCCCGCCACACGTCGTTCCGCTGAACCTGATCCCCGTGGGAGTACCGGCGGGCAGGGACAAGCCGAAGGACAAGTACGATCCGAAGCAAATCCACTGGAACAAGTGGTGA
- a CDS encoding SGNH/GDSL hydrolase family protein, whose amino-acid sequence MHPVILAVLIGAAALGAYEFTMLGIRVNRGKEIAQASRPFELRNPAATHRILVVGDSTGVGTGAARPEESVAGRIAGEFPGVEIVNLSRNGAKLKDVLSQLESVADSRFDVVLVQAGGNDILGFTDLGELRDTTRQVLQSAREKGDSVFFISTGNVGLAPAFFPPISWVLTARTREARAIFLDLSRELGVQYVDLFREKGNEIFLGDPDRFYTPDYLHPGSEGYRVWYEELKKQTGIVEILEKRRGGTDR is encoded by the coding sequence GTGCATCCCGTCATCCTGGCCGTCCTGATCGGCGCGGCCGCTCTCGGCGCCTACGAGTTCACCATGCTCGGCATCCGGGTCAACCGGGGCAAGGAGATCGCGCAGGCGAGCCGGCCCTTCGAGCTGAGGAATCCGGCAGCGACACACCGGATTCTCGTCGTCGGCGACAGCACGGGCGTGGGAACCGGGGCCGCAAGGCCGGAGGAATCCGTGGCAGGGAGGATCGCCGGGGAGTTTCCCGGCGTCGAGATCGTCAATCTCTCCCGCAACGGGGCCAAGCTCAAGGACGTCCTGAGCCAGCTGGAGTCCGTTGCCGATTCCCGCTTCGACGTCGTCCTCGTGCAGGCGGGAGGCAACGACATCCTCGGGTTCACCGACCTGGGGGAGTTGAGAGACACCACTCGGCAGGTCCTGCAGTCGGCGCGGGAAAAAGGAGACTCCGTCTTCTTCATCAGCACGGGCAACGTGGGCCTCGCGCCGGCCTTTTTCCCGCCCATCTCCTGGGTCCTGACCGCGCGGACCCGCGAGGCCCGGGCGATCTTTCTCGATTTGTCGAGAGAACTGGGCGTGCAGTACGTCGACCTCTTCCGGGAGAAGGGGAACGAGATTTTCCTGGGCGATCCCGACCGCTTCTATACGCCGGATTATCTCCACCCGGGCTCGGAAGGGTACCGGGTCTGGTACGAGGAATTGAAAAAGCAGACGGGCATCGTCGAAATCCTGGAGAAAAGACGGGGCGGAACGGATCGGTGA
- a CDS encoding YfcE family phosphodiesterase produces the protein MQKIMVISDTHDDRDAMRGILRYLRQVHVDRIIHLGDYYDDADVLEQAGYPLTRVPGTWDTADYPDPGVSNRKFIEVAGWRIFLTHTPESHYNDLADDIRPESVLGGGKADVFLFGHTHITEIRRRNGTICINPGHMSSDESRGCPLTFALLEIDPEQLTVSILQLPGPHPRIRKSYRKSDLR, from the coding sequence GTGCAGAAGATCATGGTCATTTCCGACACCCACGACGATCGCGACGCAATGCGGGGCATCCTGCGATACCTGAGACAGGTACACGTGGATCGAATCATCCACCTCGGGGACTACTACGACGACGCCGACGTTCTGGAGCAGGCGGGCTATCCTCTCACGCGCGTCCCGGGCACCTGGGACACCGCTGATTACCCCGACCCCGGGGTGAGCAACCGCAAGTTCATCGAGGTTGCCGGCTGGCGGATCTTTCTCACCCACACGCCCGAGTCGCACTACAACGACCTGGCCGACGACATCAGGCCCGAGTCCGTCCTGGGCGGCGGGAAGGCCGACGTCTTCCTCTTCGGTCACACCCACATCACCGAGATCCGGCGCCGCAACGGCACCATCTGCATCAACCCCGGCCACATGAGCAGCGACGAGAGCCGGGGCTGTCCCCTGACGTTTGCCCTTCTGGAGATCGACCCCGAACAGCTCACGGTGAGCATCCTGCAGCTCCCCGGTCCCCACCCGCGCATCCGGAAGAGCTACCGAAAGAGCGACCTGCGTTAG
- a CDS encoding solute-binding protein, with amino-acid sequence MRFRAIVLTVSLCLLVMPAMPSAAGEVLYLYGPGGPAPAMKEAAEVFGKANNIRVEVTAGPTGQWLSKAKADADLIYSGSEYMMTDFLSLMEGRLDASTVTPLYLRPSAILVRPGNPKAIRHFTDLLKPGMKVLVVQGAGQTALWEDVAGRQGNMETVRAFRKNIVIHAANSAEAKKAWLEKPEIDAWLIWNIWHVADPKISDLVSMGPDYVIYRDCGIALTEKGKQGPWARRFADFLLSPEGGRIFAKWGWIVPGAGGPKN; translated from the coding sequence ATGCGTTTTCGTGCAATCGTTCTCACCGTTTCCCTGTGCCTGCTTGTCATGCCGGCGATGCCCTCTGCGGCCGGGGAGGTCCTCTATCTATACGGTCCGGGCGGACCTGCGCCGGCCATGAAGGAGGCTGCCGAGGTCTTCGGCAAGGCAAACAACATCCGCGTCGAGGTCACGGCGGGTCCGACGGGCCAGTGGCTGTCGAAGGCGAAGGCCGATGCCGACCTGATCTACAGCGGCTCCGAGTACATGATGACGGATTTCCTCTCCCTCATGGAGGGGCGGCTCGATGCCTCGACGGTCACCCCGCTCTATCTGAGGCCTTCGGCCATCCTCGTGCGGCCCGGGAATCCGAAGGCAATCCGCCACTTCACCGATCTGCTCAAGCCGGGCATGAAGGTCCTCGTTGTCCAGGGCGCAGGGCAGACGGCACTCTGGGAGGACGTGGCGGGCCGGCAGGGAAACATGGAGACCGTCCGGGCCTTTCGAAAGAACATCGTGATCCATGCCGCCAACAGCGCCGAGGCCAAGAAGGCCTGGCTGGAGAAACCCGAGATCGACGCCTGGCTGATCTGGAACATCTGGCACGTCGCCGATCCGAAAATCTCCGATCTGGTCTCCATGGGGCCCGATTACGTGATTTACCGCGACTGCGGCATCGCCCTGACCGAGAAGGGGAAGCAGGGACCGTGGGCGCGCAGGTTCGCCGATTTCCTGCTCTCGCCGGAGGGAGGCCGGATCTTCGCGAAGTGGGGCTGGATCGTTCCCGGCGCAGGGGGCCCTAAGAACTAA